A single genomic interval of Babylonia areolata isolate BAREFJ2019XMU chromosome 26, ASM4173473v1, whole genome shotgun sequence harbors:
- the LOC143300746 gene encoding tubulin beta-4B chain, translating into MREIVHLQAGQCGNQIGAKFWEVISDEHGIDPTGTYHGDSDLQLERINVYYNEATGGKYVPRAILVDLEPGTMDSVRSGPFGQIFRPDNFVFGQSGAGNNWAKGHYTEGAELVDSVLDVVRKESESCDCLQGFQLTHSLGGGTGSGMGTLLISKIREEYPDRIMNTFSVVPSPKVSDTVVEPYNATLSVHQLVENTDETYCIDNEALYDICFRTLKLTTPTYGDLNHLVSATMSGVTTCLRFPGQLNADLRKLAVNMVPFPRLHFFMPGFAPLTSRGSQQYRALTVPELTQQMFDAKNMMAACDPRHGRYLTVAAIFRGRMSMKEVDEQMLNVQNKNSSYFVEWIPNNVKTAVCDIPPRGLKMSATFIGNSTAIQELFKRISEQFTAMFRRKAFLHWYTGEGMDEMEFTEAESNMNDLVSEYQQYQDATADEEGEFEEEDGEEELA; encoded by the exons ATGCGTGAAATTGTTCATCTCCAAGCTGGCCAGTGCGGAAACCAGATTGGTGCTAAG ttctgGGAGGTGATCTCTGATGAGCATGGTATTGACCCCACTGGTACCTACCATGGCGACTCAGACCTGCAGCTGGAGCGCATCAATGTCTACTACAATGAGGCAACAG GAGGCAAGTATGTCCCAAGGGCCATTCTGGTCGACCTTGAACCAGGCACAATGGACTCGGTTCGCTCTGGGCCCTTCGGTCAGATTTTCCGTCCAGACAACTTCGTTTTCGGACAGTCTGGAGCAGGGAACAACTGGGCCAAAGGTCACTACACTGAGGGAGCAGAACTGGTCGACTCTGTCCTGGACGTTGTAAGGAAAGAATCAGAGAGCTGCGACTGTCTGCAGGGATTCCAGTTGACGCACTCTCTGGGCGGTGGAACCGGATCTGGGATGGGGACTCTTCTCATCTCCAAGATCAGAGAAGAATACCCTGACAGAATCATGAACACCTTCTCTGTCGTGCCTTCCCCCaaa GTCTCAGACACAGTGGTGGAGCCATACAATGCAACTCTGTCAGTCCATCAGCTTGTTGAAAACACAGATGAAACCTACTGTATTGACAACGAAGCTCTATATGACATTTGCTTCCGCACACTGAAGCTGACCACACCAACATACGGTGACCTGAACCACCTTGTGTCAGCCACCATGTCTGGGGTGACGACATGTCTGCGTTTCCCAGGCCAGCTGAACGCTGATCTTCGCAAACTGGCTGTCAACATGGTCCCCTTCCCTCGTCTTCACTTCTTCATGCCAGGTTTCGCTCCTCTCACCTCTCGTGGGTCCCAGCAGTATCGTGCACTCACCGTGCCCGAGCTGACGCAGCAAATGTTCGATGCCAAGAACATGATGGCTGCCTGTGATCCCCGCCATGGCCGCTACCTTACAGTTGCTGCCATTTTCCGTGGCCGCATGTCCATGAAGGAGGTGGATGAGCAGATGCTGAACGTacagaacaagaacagcagctaCTTCGTGGAATGGATCCCCAACAATGTCAAGACTGCTGTTTGCGACATCCCTCCCCGTGGACTGAAGATGTCAGCCACCTTCATTGGTAATTCAACAGCCATCCAGGAACTGTTCAAGCGCATCTCCGAGCAGTTCACCGCTATGTTCCGCCGCAAGGCTTTCCTCCACTGGTACACTGGGGAGGGCATGGATGAGATGGAGTTCACTGAAGCTGAGTCCAACATGAATGATTTGGTTTCAGAGTACCAGCAGTACCAAGATGCCACTGCTGATGAGGAGGGTGAGttcgaggaggaggatggagaagaagaGTTGGCCTGA